One genomic window of Trueperaceae bacterium includes the following:
- a CDS encoding cysteine peptidase family C39 domain-containing protein — translation MSVVPRAPQRRAFLSAAACGLAAFALAAPAWAGARSTRSWAVEPVALEGPTVVRQAGEEDCGPALVATLASWAGRPVPLELVTAEAALGPGGVTLAEFARLASLHGVPGTWHAVPRERLANLRAPFVAHLQRGGAGHFVAVVALGGGHAVVADPLAGPVAAPAAALLRDYSGRVFLLEGPVAPRWEGV, via the coding sequence ATGTCCGTCGTCCCCCGCGCCCCGCAGCGGCGCGCCTTCCTGTCGGCCGCGGCCTGCGGGCTCGCGGCGTTCGCTCTCGCCGCACCCGCCTGGGCGGGTGCGCGCTCCACCCGGTCTTGGGCCGTGGAGCCCGTGGCGCTCGAGGGCCCGACGGTGGTGCGCCAGGCGGGCGAGGAGGACTGCGGACCCGCGCTCGTGGCCACGCTGGCGTCGTGGGCCGGCCGCCCGGTCCCCTTGGAGCTCGTGACCGCCGAGGCCGCGCTGGGCCCCGGCGGGGTGACGCTCGCCGAGTTCGCCCGCCTCGCCTCGCTGCACGGCGTCCCCGGCACCTGGCACGCCGTGCCGCGGGAACGGCTCGCCAACCTGCGAGCGCCGTTCGTCGCGCACCTGCAGCGCGGCGGCGCGGGCCACTTCGTGGCCGTCGTCGCGCTCGGCGGCGGCCACGCGGTCGTCGCCGACCCCCTGGCGGGGCCGGTCGCCGCGCCGGCAGCCGCGCTGCTGCGCGACTACTCCGGCCGCGTCTTCCTGCTGGAGGGACCCGTCGCCCCGCGCTGGGAGGGGGTGTGA
- a CDS encoding nitrilase-related carbon-nitrogen hydrolase, protein MAAAASRPWGLGALALVAYVPAFLAVLEAERPAHGAVVAAVASLGLGSVAYEAAEALFPGGHLAAALLASVPYLPVGALAVRLRRVLARRLGPLRAAALTLLVLPSLWSAAEWLPSRPELLGVYALPLGFIGYSQVDLPTARLARLGSVAAVSHVVLLCNACVAVAVVAARRTRRLRDRRPSRRLSPHGRRLPRRARAAAAVALLAAATSGYPSGGPVTGGYLSGGPVVGGSPAGGPVAPDYPAGGPVAPDYPTGGPVAGGSTGDASSATSGSLGAPAASAAPGSRNVSAAPPLPAPPSLWVTVVQPVLPDAAYFAASRFPAARARLVGRLASLAVGRADLTVLPEAAWPGPLDSGELPAVTAEVSAAFGGAGAVLFGAPAVGFLGGRARTNSAFLYDGSAVRHAYAKLRLVPIGESGFAAGGAPAVVTVAGVALAPFVCYDALFPSDARAAVRAGARVLVVITDDAFAAGSDVPELHLRAARMRAIETGTPVVLAANTGPSAVVEPSGRVAARLPALEAGSLRAVVRPGDGATTYVALGDWLGAINAMFTGGLAAALSRGGDADKGPAQAL, encoded by the coding sequence ATGGCGGCCGCCGCCTCGCGCCCGTGGGGCCTCGGCGCGCTCGCGCTGGTGGCCTACGTGCCCGCGTTCCTCGCCGTGCTCGAGGCCGAGCGGCCCGCTCACGGCGCGGTGGTCGCCGCCGTCGCCTCGCTTGGTCTCGGCAGCGTGGCCTACGAGGCCGCCGAGGCGCTGTTCCCGGGCGGCCACCTCGCGGCCGCGCTCCTCGCCTCGGTCCCGTACCTGCCGGTGGGCGCCCTCGCCGTCCGCCTGCGCCGGGTGCTCGCGCGGCGTCTCGGTCCGCTCCGCGCCGCCGCCCTCACGCTCCTCGTCCTCCCCAGCCTCTGGTCGGCCGCCGAGTGGCTGCCGTCGCGGCCCGAGCTGCTCGGCGTCTACGCCCTGCCCCTGGGCTTCATCGGCTACAGCCAGGTCGACCTGCCCACGGCGCGGCTGGCGCGCCTGGGCTCCGTGGCCGCCGTCAGCCACGTCGTCCTTCTCTGCAACGCCTGCGTCGCCGTCGCGGTCGTGGCGGCGCGCCGGACGAGGCGCCTACGCGATCGCCGGCCCTCTCGGCGACTCTCGCCTCACGGGCGACGCCTCCCACGCCGCGCTCGAGCAGCCGCGGCCGTCGCCCTGCTCGCGGCCGCCACGAGCGGCTACCCGTCAGGCGGTCCCGTCACCGGCGGCTACCTTTCCGGCGGTCCCGTCGTAGGCGGCTCCCCGGCGGGCGGTCCCGTCGCCCCCGACTACCCGGCGGGCGGTCCCGTCGCCCCCGACTACCCGACGGGCGGCCCCGTCGCCGGCGGCTCAACCGGCGACGCGAGCTCGGCGACCTCCGGCTCGCTGGGCGCGCCGGCGGCTTCAGCGGCGCCCGGCTCACGGAACGTCTCCGCAGCGCCGCCGCTCCCCGCCCCACCTAGCCTCTGGGTCACGGTGGTGCAGCCGGTCCTGCCCGACGCCGCCTACTTCGCCGCCTCGCGCTTCCCCGCGGCGCGCGCCCGGCTGGTGGGGCGCTTGGCGTCCCTGGCCGTCGGGCGGGCCGACCTCACCGTCCTGCCCGAGGCGGCCTGGCCCGGGCCCCTGGACTCGGGCGAGCTGCCGGCCGTCACCGCCGAGGTCTCCGCGGCGTTCGGCGGCGCGGGAGCCGTTCTGTTCGGCGCTCCGGCGGTCGGGTTCCTGGGCGGCCGCGCCCGCACGAACTCCGCGTTCCTCTACGACGGCTCCGCGGTGCGTCACGCCTACGCCAAGCTCCGCCTCGTCCCCATCGGCGAGAGCGGCTTCGCGGCCGGCGGCGCGCCGGCCGTGGTCACCGTCGCCGGCGTGGCGCTCGCCCCCTTCGTCTGCTACGACGCCCTGTTCCCGTCCGACGCCAGGGCCGCCGTCCGCGCCGGCGCTCGCGTCCTGGTCGTGATCACCGACGACGCCTTCGCCGCCGGCTCCGACGTCCCCGAGCTCCACCTGCGCGCGGCTCGCATGCGCGCCATCGAGACGGGAACGCCGGTCGTGCTGGCCGCGAACACGGGCCCATCCGCCGTCGTCGAGCCCTCCGGGCGCGTGGCCGCGCGCCTGCCGGCCCTCGAGGCGGGCTCGCTGCGGGCGGTCGTCCGCCCCGGCGACGGCGCCACCACGTACGTCGCGCTCGGCGACTGGCTGGGCGCGATCAACGCGATGTTCACGGGCGGCCTCGCCGCCGCCCTGTCGAGAGGAGGCGACGCGGACAAGGGACCGGCCCAAGCCCTCTAG
- the rpsF gene encoding 30S ribosomal protein S6 produces the protein MNKAKYDLNVILVPHLNETQLQAEKDAVAAQVERAGGEIVELDEWGTRRLAYQIRKFNEGHYLIYRVMLPGTAPKTIEAALRQRDNVMRVLVVKDRPEWKTKKAPPAEERPAEQPAEAAAGA, from the coding sequence ATGAACAAAGCCAAGTACGACCTCAACGTGATACTGGTACCGCATCTGAACGAGACACAGCTCCAGGCGGAGAAGGACGCCGTCGCCGCTCAGGTCGAGCGCGCGGGCGGCGAGATCGTCGAGCTGGACGAGTGGGGCACCCGCCGCCTGGCGTACCAGATCCGCAAGTTCAACGAGGGGCACTATCTCATCTATCGCGTAATGCTGCCCGGCACGGCTCCAAAGACCATCGAAGCCGCCCTGCGCCAGCGCGATAACGTCATGCGTGTGCTCGTCGTCAAGGACCGACCCGAGTGGAAGACGAAGAAGGCGCCGCCGGCGGAGGAGCGTCCCGCCGAGCAGCCTGCCGAAGCCGCGGCAGGCGCCTGA